In Mycteria americana isolate JAX WOST 10 ecotype Jacksonville Zoo and Gardens chromosome 5, USCA_MyAme_1.0, whole genome shotgun sequence, one DNA window encodes the following:
- the TIMM10 gene encoding mitochondrial import inner membrane translocase subunit Tim10, which produces MDPLRAQQLAAELEVDMMADMYNRMTQACHRKCVPPHYKDAELSKGESVCLDRCVAKYLEVHERMGKKLTELSLQDEELLKRMQQGTGTA; this is translated from the exons atGGACCCGCTGCGGGCCCAGCAGCTGGCGGCCGAGCTGGAGGTTGACATGATGGCCGACATGTACAACCG GATGACGCAGGCGTGTCACCGAAAGTGCGTCCCCCCCCACTACAAGGACGCGGAGCTGTCGAAGGGGGAGAGCGTGTGCCTGGACCGCTGCGTGGCCAAGTACCTGGAGGTCCATGAGAGGATGGGCAAGAAGCTGACGGAGCTGTCGCTGCAGGACGAGGAGCTCCTCAAGCGCATGCAGCAGGGCACCGGCACCGCCTGA
- the RTN4RL2 gene encoding reticulon-4 receptor-like 2, translated as MRPPTARDRPQGGRLAALLLAALAWVPGGAPACPALCTCYVSPPTVSCQANNFSSVPAGLPPGARRLFLQNNVIGALRAGTFGPSTVTLWLYSNNISSIQPGTFRHLPALEELDLGDNPHLRVLAPDTFHGLRRLQALHLYRCQLASLPSAIFRGLHSLQYLYLQENGLLYLQDDLFADLANLSHLFLHGNRVRALSEGVFRGLPSLDRLLLHANRLVAIHRRAFRGLARLTILYLFNNSLAALPGDPLAALPALQFLRLNANPWACDCRARPLWAWFRRTRVSSSAVPCASPPHRRGTDLRHLRARDFDACPEEEEEEEGGEGEGEGDGGRRRGEEGGDGGGGAVMGTPGRALGRPGTLPAAPPSAFYRDGLPPHDLRGPQPRPPPSRDSRGPPGDARCPRPPCAPAAAAAAPRRPRALLPLLALLLPRL; from the exons ATGCGGCCCCCCACGGCTCGGGACCGGCCCCAAG GCGGGCGCCTGGCGGCCCTGCTGCTGGCGGCGCTGGCGTGGGTGCCCGGCGGGGCGCCCGCCTGCCCCGCGCTCTGCACCTGCTACGTCTCGCCGCCCACCGTCAGCTGCCAGGCCAACAACTTCTCCTCGGTGCCCGCGGGGCTcccgcccggcgcccgccgcctcTTCCTGCAGAACAACGTCATCGGGGCGCTGCGGGCGGGCACCTTCGGGCCCAGCACCGTCACCCTCTGGCTCTACTCCAACAACATCTCCTCCATCCAGCCGGGCACCTTCCGCCACCTGCCCGCCCTGGAGGAGCTCGACCTGGGTGACAACCCCCACCTCCGCGTCCTGGCCCCCGACACCTTCCACGGCCTCCGGCGCCTCCAGGCCCTGCACCTCTACCGGTGCCAGCTGGCCAGCCTGCCCAGCGCCATCTTCCGCGGCCTCCACAGCCTCCAGTACCTCTACCTGCAGGAGAACGGGCTGCTCTACCTCCAG GACGACCTCTTTGCCGACCTGGCCAACCTGAGCCACCTCTTCCTACACGGGAACCGGGTGCGGGCGCTGTCGGAGGGCGTCTTCCGAGGCCTGCCCAGCCTGGACCGCCTGCTGCTGCACGCCAACCGCCTGGTGGCCATCCACCGCCGCGCCTTCCGGGGCCTGGCCCGCCTCACCATCCTCTACCTGTTCAACAACAGCCTGGCGGCCCTGCCCGGGGACCCGCtggccgccctgcccgccctccaGTTCCTGCGCCTCAACGCCAACCCCTGGGCCTGCGACTGCCGCGCCCGCCCGCTCTGGGCCTGGTTCCGCCGCACCCGCGTCTCCAGCTCGGCCGTGCCCTGCGCCAGCCCCCCGCACCGCCGCGGCACCGACCTGCGGCACCTGCGGGCCCGCGACTTCGACGCCtgccccgaggaggaggaggaggaggaggggggggaaggggagggggagggggacggggggcggcggcggggggaggaggggggcgacggcggcgggggcgcggtgATGGGCACCCCCGGGCGGGCGCTGGGCCGCCCCGGCACcctgccggccgcgccgccctccgCCTTCTACCGCGACGGGCTCCCGCCCCACGACCTGCggggcccgcagccccggccgcccccgtcCCGCGActcccgcggcccccccggggacgcccgctgcccccgcccgccctgcgcccccgccgccgccgccgccgccccccgccggccccgcgccctcctgccgctcctggccctgctcctgccccggctctgA